A part of Rhopalosiphum maidis isolate BTI-1 chromosome 3, ASM367621v3, whole genome shotgun sequence genomic DNA contains:
- the LOC113557570 gene encoding uncharacterized protein LOC113557570 produces the protein MTTKTEFVPATKNEGPSENFSFSPMLYNFRVSPPPGHNKTFSLQQPFATLFDNLITVLWSVYGKKSKIQIGVNQLQWALEFLRCMKVDYGYPESIGKIVGELEEQLISLYAKVGEKMQENKRKKDLEQMEREANEKNSKISSVEKLATDMFLSFNGEDIKGKLDVIKVTIDPITGEAKYLKELNSLGKRKQKPIDPCANDKKQTKNYMIGALQKILSKTTEPDTKNGVEELIKGLKVDNSISKKQ, from the exons ATGACGACCAAAACTGA GTTTGTACCTGCCACCAAGAACGAGGGTCCTAGTGAAAACTTCTCATTCAGTCCTATGCTGTACAACTTTCGAGTGTCACCACCACCCGGGCACAATAAAACGTTTTCACTTCAACAGCCGTTCGCAACCCTATTCGACAACCTAATCACAGTACTTTGGTCGGTATACggcaaaaaatcaaaaattcaaattg GTGTCAATCAATTACAATGGGCGTTGGAATTTTTGAGATGCATGAAGGTAGACTATGGTTATCCAGAAAGCATAGGGAAAATCGTCGGCGAACTGGAAGAACAACTGATATCGCTTTATGCCAAGGTCGGCGAAAAAATGCAGGAAAACAAACGAAAAAAAGACCTAGAGCAAATGGAAAGAGAGGCCaatgaaaaaaactcgaaaa tTTCTAGTGTTGAAAAACTTGCAACGGACATGTTTTTATCGTTTAATGGAGAAGATATCAAGGGAAAACTAGATGTGATCAAGGTAACAATAGATCCAATCACCGGCGAAgcaaaatacttaaaagaaTTAAATTCGTTGGGAAAAAGGAAACAAAAACCAATAGACCCATGTGCCAacgataaaaaacaaacaaaaa ATTACATGATTGGCGCCTTACAAAAGATTCTTAGTAAAACGACAGAACCAGACACTAAAAACGGAGTCGagga aTTAATAAAAGGACTTAAAGTGGACAACTCAATATCCAAAAAGCAATAA
- the LOC113557571 gene encoding uncharacterized protein LOC113557571, translated as MSRYFAWNAVVLVRATLQLLYPSVNLLLMKSDKTDPKIRLQEYQLNTVTYGVNCAPYLTIHVLQHITDSDCTEFLSIRKALLFHTYLDNICVGADSEDAAVQLQSALIAVLGQVGLELKKCSNNIHSILNNVPPEDRANGALPFDEGDGVKVLGLRWSPYNDAFQSEKLITTKRGMLLLIDRIFDLLGLLLPVDFMAKHFMKLVWQANVIWDEPLPPSVSEVWHQSVTELPKLRKLCIPRFVHTRFIRVVCDFCDTSERGYATVIYIRSETLSGSSFVSLLGSKTKLAPITASTIPRLELCGVVLLAK; from the exons ATGAGTCGTTATTTCGCATGGAATGCAGTCGTTCTAGTTCGAGCCACTTTACAGTTACTTTACCCTTCCGTCAACCTGTTACTGATGAAATCAGATAAAACAGATCCAAAAATTCGC CTGCAAGAATATCAGCTTAACACAGTTACGTACGGGGTGAATTGTGCGCCGTACCTTACCATTCATGTGTTACAACATATCACGGATTCTGACTGCACCGAATTCCTATCCATTCGTAAGGCATTGTTATTTCACACATATCTTGATAATATATGCGTCGGTGCCGATTCCGAAGATGCAGCAGTACAACTGCAGTCTGCACTGATCGCTGTTCTCGGCCAAGTTGGGCTGGAATTAAAGAAATGTTCCAACaatattcattcaattttgaataacGTGCCCCCGGAAGACAGAGCGAACGGTGCATTGCCATTTGACGAAGGTGACGGAGTTAAGGTGTTAGGTCTCCGATGGAGCCCATACAATGATGCATTTCAAAGTGAGAAGCTGATAACTACGAAACGAGGCATGCTATTGTTAATAGACCGAATATTTGACCTTTTAGGACTTCTATTGCCGGTCGATTTTATGgcgaaacattttatgaagcTGGTATGGCAGGCTAACGTCATCTGGGATGAACCATTACCACCTTCCGTCAGTGAAGTCTGGCACCAATCTGTAACAGAGTTGCCGAAACTTCGGAAACTTTGTATTCCGCGCTTTGTTCATACGCGGTTCATACGTGTTGTATGCGATTTCTGTGACACATCTGAACGTGGATACGCAACAGTCATTTATATTCGTTCTGAAACTTTATCAGGTTCTTCTTTCGTGTCCTTGCTGGGTTCTAAAACTAAACTGGCCCCGATTACTGCATCGACAATCCCGCGGTTGGAGCTGTGTGGCGTAGTCCTTCTAGCAAAGTGA